A DNA window from Candidatus Sulfidibacterium hydrothermale contains the following coding sequences:
- the recO gene encoding DNA repair protein RecO — protein sequence MLVHTKGIVFRSIKYGDNALVVKIFTEELGIQSYMVKGIRSRRSKTKPSFFEPLTLLEIEADQKPNRQLQHLKEVRVAHAWQHIPFSVEKQSILLFLNEILYKSIREEVPDRELFSWLFHSLIWFDLEEIRFINFHLLFLVRLTRFLGFYPEVSALQEQEVRYFDLQNGNFSIHQPAHSYFSEGHLVQKFFRLVHSDKESVKTLTLTTAERRFILDLLLSYYQIHLPGLGNIQSVEVLRMVLHPENLSKNTGS from the coding sequence ATGCTGGTTCATACAAAAGGAATTGTTTTTCGTTCGATCAAGTATGGTGATAATGCGTTGGTGGTAAAGATTTTTACGGAAGAACTGGGTATTCAGTCTTATATGGTAAAAGGAATACGGAGCCGGAGGTCCAAAACAAAACCTTCCTTTTTTGAACCGTTGACCTTGCTGGAGATAGAAGCAGACCAAAAGCCTAACCGGCAATTGCAACATTTGAAAGAAGTACGGGTAGCCCACGCCTGGCAGCACATTCCTTTTTCTGTGGAAAAGCAGAGTATCCTCCTTTTTTTAAACGAAATTCTTTATAAAAGTATCCGCGAAGAGGTTCCTGACCGAGAGTTGTTTTCCTGGCTTTTTCACAGTTTGATCTGGTTTGATTTGGAAGAAATCCGTTTTATCAATTTCCATCTTCTTTTTTTGGTCCGGTTAACCCGTTTTCTTGGCTTTTATCCGGAAGTTTCGGCTTTGCAAGAACAGGAAGTTCGTTATTTCGACCTGCAAAACGGGAACTTTTCAATACATCAGCCGGCCCATTCATATTTTTCAGAAGGTCACTTGGTACAAAAATTTTTCAGATTGGTTCATTCCGATAAGGAATCGGTAAAAACACTGACGTTAACGACGGCCGAACGCCGGTTTATCTTGGATCTTTTACTGTCTTATTATCAAATACATTTACCCGGTTTGGGAAATATTCAATCGGTGGAAGTATTACGTATGGTACTGCATCCTGAAAACTTGTCTAAAAACACAGGTTCATAG
- a CDS encoding GNAT family N-acetyltransferase gives MKNLLLQIENLIHKKNSGLQADFVLDRLAEIEKDNIIPRKDYFRFLDLTARKEFLKKLSSDEKRNDWAEKVFVILQNTDYGLKEMFEQRVTEHPDKTLFINLTEGKKERFSYQQIFNYTRELAATFYSMEKEPRVAVFSANSVDGAAVDLACLMYGIYDTPLNIHFSEEIIGKIFKDLKINIVVTDTLDRIYHLKRVKKQFNLSFSLLVSQNIEEPDTEILQQKAKELNYKEVDALLKKRPKRKLNEVATTMFTSGSTGIPKGVSFSYYNIISKRFARHAALPDTGNETLLCFLPLFHTFGRYLELTGSIYWHGTYIFTGNTSSETLLKLFPELNPTGFISVPIRWMQLYEKAMQKLGNVTSETLRKEILRKEVIGTQLHWGLSAAGYLSPKIFRFFQSHGVDLCSGFGMTEATGGITMTPPGDYVDNSTGKALPGVYTRLKKNGELEISGHYIARYLEEAPPGGIIPYPSENPDENYWLPTGDIFTISEDGHHEIVDRVKDIYKNNKGQTIAPRTIEQKFNGVPGVKHAFLVGDARPYNVLLIVPDREDTVVKSQTDEESLRKYFHQIVQTANRGVAPYERVVNFSVLDRPFSEEKKELTPKGSFNRKNIERNFAEIIKKLYQSDKIGFFVEGYKVQIPRWFYRDLGILEDDIYYEDHYFINRSNGKKLFFQPVDNDRCVIGDFSYEIKNKSINLGRLALQPLLWMGNAQFIQFSPVKEGWDLPLQEFSAQICYPSCIDNKIKKQNIISIPSISNSLIVFINGLIIDALFTEGEKQMQAIQLLGQQLAESQRRIARVIRHRLEALACHREHRIRALAYQSLVIYDSSADYQEVLPVFVRSGKTFLDTKTIEAIALSSLGKQQLAAFRKRLFAYRKNMEWPAKGTTRKQFEDILELLYNFGKQHPYYYKSIRAELAAWVLHDKDPYLSEKARKYFHELYLVFDARMQDLRRNLPKSFWKNIIVFEYGIPEEQTRRLRKIITDTVFLEESIHLIYGQTTFTVDKIIPEGLWITKLQSFSDFRHYRLTVNTVNNKHYDLHLVVTRQETTNETVADLYWNAYLSDYPFDLPVLSSLGISNAQHGVRSSQYLGGLRVWEKIRQMSEIHQWAGNSQPYAWHQLFIKSFAVVFRAWKISRYKIIPGAVSPKNIMVPELDFKESAVIISLTGYEPYRKIEDLLVPMIKNFYQKTVALYPWGGSHLKYNWIYKAMIESLGKEETFPLLEEWRQFLKNTRDPYLKSLPLEESIDDFIKEQKHRHYYPLKIHSAISNYEQWLKLNPDATKEAREQTVYEIFDLFKIFQRNEIERFYFYRHTYFSHSNKKVLEAFGKLLEKLEEKTEAETIQLIELSDLQATLEDPVDRRIFSKMVFPKMKHYQEMDLVKVVDKNKEQIIVQTLIKDKSGLIYTMREPRDAAEVGKLYQLFYEENYPKTVSQQDKYFVVTDKYERVIAGISYRTLENNIVRLDGTAVTSPLQGKGIGSAMINDFFTRMAAKDVSIIKAHYLLGNYFLKHNFKVDKKWGALVKHLDE, from the coding sequence ATGAAGAACCTGCTCCTGCAAATCGAAAATCTGATTCATAAAAAAAACAGCGGGCTTCAAGCCGACTTTGTTCTCGATCGTTTAGCAGAAATCGAAAAAGACAACATCATTCCCCGGAAAGATTATTTCCGGTTTCTCGACCTTACCGCACGAAAAGAATTTCTGAAAAAGCTCTCATCAGACGAAAAAAGAAACGACTGGGCCGAAAAAGTTTTTGTTATTCTGCAAAATACCGACTACGGACTAAAAGAAATGTTCGAACAACGGGTAACGGAACACCCGGATAAAACGTTATTTATTAATCTGACAGAAGGGAAAAAAGAACGTTTCAGCTACCAGCAGATTTTTAACTATACCCGCGAACTGGCAGCCACTTTTTACAGTATGGAAAAAGAACCACGGGTAGCTGTTTTCTCAGCCAATTCGGTAGATGGTGCTGCTGTGGACCTGGCCTGTTTGATGTACGGCATTTACGACACCCCGCTGAATATTCATTTCTCGGAAGAGATCATCGGGAAAATCTTCAAAGACCTAAAAATCAATATTGTAGTAACCGATACGTTAGACCGGATTTACCATTTAAAACGGGTGAAAAAGCAATTTAATTTGTCTTTTTCCCTGCTTGTCAGCCAAAATATTGAAGAGCCGGATACTGAAATCCTGCAGCAAAAAGCCAAAGAACTTAATTACAAAGAGGTAGATGCTCTTTTAAAAAAACGGCCGAAGCGCAAACTCAACGAGGTGGCTACAACGATGTTCACATCAGGTAGTACCGGTATTCCAAAGGGCGTTTCTTTTTCGTACTACAACATTATTTCCAAACGTTTTGCCCGTCATGCTGCTTTACCGGATACCGGAAACGAAACTTTGCTTTGCTTTTTGCCGTTGTTTCATACTTTTGGACGCTATCTCGAACTCACCGGATCTATTTACTGGCACGGAACCTATATTTTTACCGGAAATACCTCTTCGGAAACCTTGCTTAAACTTTTTCCCGAACTGAATCCCACCGGATTTATCAGTGTCCCTATTCGCTGGATGCAACTGTATGAAAAGGCCATGCAAAAGCTGGGCAACGTAACCAGCGAAACGTTGCGAAAAGAAATTCTCCGAAAAGAAGTGATCGGAACACAACTGCACTGGGGACTTTCTGCAGCCGGTTATCTAAGTCCGAAGATCTTCCGCTTTTTCCAGTCGCACGGCGTTGATCTCTGCAGTGGTTTTGGTATGACGGAAGCCACCGGCGGAATCACCATGACCCCTCCCGGAGATTATGTGGATAACTCAACCGGCAAAGCCCTGCCGGGCGTATACACCCGGCTGAAAAAAAACGGCGAACTGGAAATCAGCGGACATTATATTGCCCGTTATCTTGAAGAGGCGCCTCCCGGAGGAATTATTCCTTACCCTTCAGAAAATCCGGATGAAAATTACTGGTTGCCCACCGGCGACATTTTTACCATTTCAGAAGACGGACATCACGAAATTGTAGACCGGGTAAAAGACATTTATAAAAACAACAAAGGGCAAACCATTGCCCCGCGCACCATCGAACAAAAATTCAACGGTGTTCCGGGAGTAAAACATGCTTTTTTAGTAGGCGATGCCCGCCCGTATAATGTACTACTCATAGTTCCTGACAGAGAGGACACCGTAGTAAAATCGCAAACCGATGAAGAAAGTCTCCGTAAATATTTTCATCAGATTGTGCAAACAGCCAACCGCGGCGTAGCTCCTTATGAACGGGTAGTAAACTTTTCGGTACTTGACCGGCCTTTCTCCGAAGAAAAAAAAGAACTGACGCCCAAAGGTTCTTTTAACCGTAAAAATATTGAACGAAACTTTGCCGAAATCATAAAAAAACTGTACCAGTCTGACAAAATCGGGTTTTTTGTGGAGGGATATAAAGTACAAATTCCCCGGTGGTTTTATCGCGATTTAGGCATCCTGGAAGATGATATTTATTATGAAGATCATTATTTCATCAATCGGTCAAACGGGAAAAAACTCTTTTTTCAACCGGTAGATAACGACCGTTGTGTCATCGGTGATTTTTCATATGAAATTAAAAACAAATCAATTAATCTTGGGCGGTTGGCTTTACAGCCCCTGTTATGGATGGGAAATGCCCAGTTCATCCAGTTCAGTCCGGTGAAAGAAGGCTGGGATTTACCGCTTCAGGAATTTTCGGCCCAGATTTGTTATCCTTCCTGCATCGATAACAAAATCAAAAAACAAAATATTATTTCCATTCCTTCCATCAGCAACAGCTTAATCGTCTTTATCAACGGTTTAATTATTGATGCTCTTTTTACAGAAGGGGAAAAACAGATGCAGGCCATTCAGCTGTTGGGCCAGCAGTTGGCAGAATCGCAGCGCCGGATTGCCAGGGTAATCCGACACCGGCTGGAGGCATTGGCCTGCCACCGCGAACACCGTATCCGGGCATTGGCTTACCAGAGCCTGGTTATCTACGATTCGAGCGCTGATTATCAAGAAGTTCTACCTGTATTTGTCCGTTCCGGAAAAACTTTTCTTGATACCAAAACCATCGAAGCCATTGCACTGAGCAGCCTGGGCAAACAACAACTGGCCGCTTTCAGAAAACGGCTTTTTGCCTACCGGAAAAACATGGAATGGCCGGCAAAAGGAACCACCCGGAAACAGTTTGAAGATATCCTGGAACTATTGTATAATTTTGGGAAACAGCATCCTTACTATTATAAGTCGATCCGGGCCGAACTGGCTGCATGGGTTTTACATGACAAAGACCCATACCTGTCAGAAAAGGCACGAAAATATTTTCATGAACTTTATCTGGTTTTTGATGCCCGCATGCAGGATCTGCGCCGGAATCTGCCGAAAAGTTTCTGGAAGAACATCATCGTTTTTGAATATGGCATTCCGGAAGAGCAAACCCGGCGCTTGCGAAAAATCATCACCGATACTGTTTTTCTGGAAGAATCCATTCATCTCATTTACGGACAAACCACCTTTACGGTGGATAAAATCATCCCCGAAGGGTTATGGATCACCAAGTTACAATCGTTTTCCGATTTCCGTCATTACCGTTTAACGGTAAACACCGTAAATAATAAACATTACGACCTGCATCTGGTAGTCACCCGGCAGGAAACAACCAATGAAACGGTTGCCGACCTGTATTGGAACGCTTATTTATCCGATTATCCGTTTGATCTTCCGGTATTATCATCGCTGGGCATCAGCAATGCCCAACACGGGGTGCGGTCGAGCCAGTATCTGGGAGGCCTGCGTGTATGGGAAAAAATCAGGCAGATGTCGGAAATTCACCAATGGGCCGGAAATTCACAACCGTATGCCTGGCATCAGCTGTTTATCAAATCGTTTGCTGTCGTGTTCAGAGCCTGGAAAATCAGCCGGTACAAAATCATTCCGGGAGCGGTTTCTCCGAAAAACATCATGGTACCGGAACTCGATTTTAAAGAAAGTGCAGTAATCATTTCCCTTACCGGATACGAACCTTACCGGAAAATAGAAGATTTGCTGGTGCCCATGATCAAAAACTTTTATCAGAAAACCGTAGCACTTTATCCCTGGGGAGGTTCACATCTGAAATACAACTGGATTTATAAAGCCATGATCGAAAGCCTGGGAAAAGAAGAAACTTTTCCGCTGCTGGAAGAATGGCGCCAGTTTTTGAAAAACACCCGCGATCCTTACCTGAAATCATTACCGCTGGAAGAATCCATTGACGATTTCATTAAAGAACAAAAGCACCGGCATTATTATCCGCTAAAAATACACAGTGCCATTTCTAATTACGAACAGTGGTTAAAACTGAATCCGGATGCAACCAAAGAAGCCCGCGAACAAACGGTTTACGAAATTTTTGATCTTTTCAAGATCTTTCAACGCAACGAAATCGAACGGTTTTATTTTTATCGTCATACCTATTTCAGCCATTCCAACAAAAAAGTGCTGGAGGCTTTCGGAAAACTATTGGAAAAACTGGAAGAGAAAACAGAAGCTGAAACCATACAACTTATCGAACTTTCCGATTTACAGGCCACACTCGAAGATCCGGTTGACCGGCGAATATTCAGCAAAATGGTCTTTCCGAAAATGAAACATTATCAGGAAATGGATTTGGTAAAAGTGGTGGATAAAAACAAAGAACAAATTATTGTTCAAACCCTGATAAAAGACAAAAGCGGTTTAATTTACACGATGCGTGAGCCCCGTGATGCTGCTGAGGTAGGAAAATTATATCAGCTGTTTTATGAAGAAAATTACCCGAAAACCGTTTCGCAACAGGATAAATATTTTGTGGTTACCGATAAATATGAACGGGTGATTGCCGGCATCAGCTACCGGACGCTGGAAAATAATATTGTACGATTAGATGGCACAGCAGTAACCAGTCCACTGCAAGGCAAAGGAATCGGTTCGGCCATGATCAATGATTTCTTTACCCGGATGGCAGCCAAAGATGTTTCCATCATCAAAGCTCATTACCTGCTGGGTAACTATTTTTTGAAACATAATTTTAAAGTAGACAAAAAATGGGGTGCTTTAGTGAAACATTTAGACGAGTAA
- a CDS encoding DUF2490 domain-containing protein: MNTSIQVRFRYTIFFLAVLLLFPAGTLTAQDSPNWDNQVYLGNKVTFGQHKWKYSLELQTRLRNNFQQLDNWFIEFVSNYLVSKKFELVPDFRFTVKPDKTEYRIGLGVLYKRTTPKIQFVNQVKWQLDVDNHGKVGNAMREVIFLNYPVKEKIVTTLVAGFIYRWWSYWNGFQYIRVGPGITYRIDAKHTLNFSYFVGVENNTKDWLWAGIPMVQLVINVSKKYKYTPAYYFDF; this comes from the coding sequence ATGAACACATCAATCCAGGTCCGTTTTCGTTATACGATTTTCTTTTTGGCAGTACTGCTTCTCTTTCCGGCAGGTACTTTAACGGCCCAAGACAGCCCCAATTGGGATAATCAGGTATATCTCGGTAACAAGGTTACTTTCGGACAACATAAATGGAAATATTCTTTGGAACTGCAAACCCGTCTGAGAAATAACTTTCAACAGCTGGACAACTGGTTTATCGAATTTGTATCCAACTATCTTGTTTCCAAGAAATTTGAGTTAGTACCCGATTTCCGGTTTACCGTGAAACCGGATAAAACCGAATACCGGATCGGTTTAGGGGTTTTATATAAAAGAACAACACCAAAAATTCAGTTTGTCAACCAGGTAAAATGGCAACTTGATGTGGACAATCACGGCAAAGTAGGCAACGCCATGCGTGAAGTGATTTTTCTGAATTATCCTGTGAAAGAAAAAATCGTTACTACCCTTGTCGCCGGTTTTATTTACCGGTGGTGGTCCTACTGGAACGGATTCCAGTATATTCGTGTAGGACCGGGAATTACCTACCGGATCGACGCCAAACACACCCTGAACTTCAGCTATTTTGTCGGGGTGGAAAACAATACCAAAGATTGGTTGTGGGCCGGAATTCCCATGGTTCAACTGGTTATTAACGTTTCGAAAAAATACAAATATACACCGGCATATTATTTCGATTTTTAA
- the lipB gene encoding lipoyl(octanoyl) transferase LipB codes for MANKEKNTEVTLLDMGRIDYAEAWEYQKQLFDRILEAKKKEARTENFLLFCEHPHVYTLGKSGDRSNLLVSDKWLEAHGIAFYQTDRGGDITYHGPGQVVGYPVFDLDNFDLSVKEFVFDIETILIRVIKRYGLHGARIERATGVWIDALIPGKERKIAAIGMRIQNKVSMHGFALNVNTNLEYFSYINPCGFQDKGVTSLQKELQREVETSAVKKAIIEEFETIFEARLKA; via the coding sequence ATGGCAAATAAGGAGAAAAACACCGAGGTTACTTTGCTGGATATGGGCCGGATCGATTATGCCGAAGCCTGGGAATATCAAAAACAACTGTTCGACCGGATTCTTGAAGCCAAAAAAAAGGAAGCAAGAACCGAAAACTTTCTTCTTTTCTGCGAACATCCGCATGTTTACACTTTAGGAAAGAGCGGCGACAGAAGCAACTTACTGGTAAGCGACAAATGGCTCGAAGCCCACGGAATCGCTTTCTACCAAACCGACAGGGGAGGAGACATTACTTACCACGGACCGGGGCAGGTGGTGGGATATCCGGTTTTCGACCTGGATAATTTCGATCTTTCCGTAAAAGAATTTGTCTTTGACATTGAAACCATTTTAATCCGGGTTATCAAACGCTACGGATTACATGGCGCCCGTATCGAGAGAGCAACCGGTGTCTGGATCGATGCCCTTATCCCGGGAAAAGAACGGAAAATTGCTGCCATCGGCATGCGTATTCAAAACAAAGTAAGCATGCATGGTTTTGCCCTGAATGTAAACACCAACCTGGAATATTTCTCTTATATCAATCCCTGTGGTTTTCAGGATAAAGGAGTCACTTCGCTGCAAAAAGAATTGCAGCGCGAGGTGGAAACTTCTGCAGTAAAAAAAGCCATCATCGAAGAATTTGAAACCATTTTCGAAGCCCGGTTAAAGGCATAA
- the lipA gene encoding lipoyl synthase, producing the protein MNTSDTILRKPDWLKIKIPSGKEYLSVKEIVERNKLHTICTSGHCPNMHECWGRGTATLMILGDICTRSCKFCNVKTGKPLPVDHDEPRRVAESVKRMKLKHVVLTSVDRDDLPDGGAAIWAETVRKIKEQNPETTIETLIPDFDGHEELIQQVIDAGPEVISHNLETVRRLTPETRSRAKYDRSLQVLQYIAGKGVVAKSGIMAGLGETPEEVFELMDDLLDAGVSVLTIGQYLQPTKKHLPVKEYVTPEQFEIYRKTGLKKGFRYVESSPLVRSSYHAEKHISAR; encoded by the coding sequence ATGAATACTTCGGACACCATACTTCGCAAACCCGACTGGTTAAAGATAAAAATCCCTTCCGGAAAAGAGTATCTTTCTGTAAAAGAAATCGTTGAGAGGAACAAACTGCATACGATCTGTACCAGTGGCCACTGTCCGAACATGCACGAATGCTGGGGCCGTGGTACAGCAACACTGATGATTCTGGGTGATATTTGTACCCGCTCCTGCAAATTCTGTAATGTAAAAACCGGAAAACCCTTACCCGTTGACCACGATGAGCCCCGAAGAGTGGCTGAATCGGTAAAACGGATGAAATTAAAACATGTAGTACTCACTTCGGTTGACCGCGATGACCTGCCGGATGGGGGCGCTGCCATTTGGGCCGAAACCGTGCGGAAGATCAAAGAACAAAACCCGGAAACAACCATAGAAACCCTGATTCCCGATTTTGACGGCCACGAAGAACTGATTCAACAGGTTATTGATGCCGGTCCGGAAGTTATTTCTCATAACCTGGAAACCGTGCGGCGTCTTACGCCCGAAACCCGCAGCCGGGCAAAATACGACCGGAGTTTACAAGTCCTTCAATACATTGCCGGAAAAGGTGTTGTAGCCAAATCAGGAATCATGGCCGGGTTAGGCGAAACCCCGGAAGAAGTTTTTGAATTGATGGATGACCTGTTGGACGCCGGTGTTTCGGTACTTACCATCGGACAGTATCTGCAACCGACAAAGAAACATTTGCCGGTAAAAGAATATGTCACGCCCGAACAATTTGAAATTTACCGCAAAACAGGACTGAAAAAAGGTTTCCGGTATGTGGAAAGCAGCCCGTTGGTCAGATCGTCATATCATGCTGAAAAACATATATCAGCCCGTTAA
- the mrdA gene encoding penicillin-binding protein 2: MYRKDYSARKYVIIAAFVLVAVIFAVRLFYLQVYTNQYKLSARDIALRRVVEYPARGRIYDRHHRLLVYNDAVYDLMVIPRQVKKMDTAKFCRLLQISKDFFIRQMKKAKHYSYYKPSIFLKQLSKKEKGPIEEVMYEFPGFYFQTRTLRHYPHPVAAHVLGSVGEVSPADIRRDPYYRQGDYIGKSGIEWFYEKELRGKKGSRLVEVDVHNNVKGSFQNGRYDTLAVPGADLTLSLDEDLQAYGQRLMKNKKGSIVALVPQTGEILAFISSPEYDPNLLVGRERSANYLKLLHDSLKPLLNRASSGTYPPGSTFKLVQALIGLQEHVVTPNTLFTCQGTASKPIACSHNHVSPLRMKLAIELSCNSYFWKTFRAIIDDPHFSNTHDAYDAWYKKVISFGFGHKFNTDIPFEKPGNIPTRAYYNKVYHGSWNALTIRSLSIGQGEILVTPVQLANLAAIIANSGYYVKPHFLIGMSGDDTLSGKYKKKYRVAINPKYFKVARQAMEEVFSGPEGTARFYQMDSITQAGKTGTVQNPHGKDHSIFMAFAPYKHPKIAIAVVVENAGFGSTWAAPIASLMMEHYLRGKTKRPRLEKRILDGDLIHNQKVKKP; encoded by the coding sequence ATGTACAGGAAAGATTATTCAGCAAGGAAATATGTGATTATAGCCGCTTTTGTTTTGGTGGCTGTCATTTTTGCTGTGCGTCTTTTTTATTTGCAGGTTTATACCAACCAGTATAAACTTTCTGCGCGGGATATTGCTTTGCGCCGGGTGGTGGAATATCCGGCCCGTGGCCGTATTTATGACCGGCATCATCGTTTGTTGGTGTATAACGATGCGGTGTATGATCTGATGGTGATTCCCCGCCAGGTAAAAAAAATGGATACGGCCAAATTTTGCCGGTTGCTTCAGATCAGCAAGGATTTTTTTATCCGGCAAATGAAAAAAGCCAAACACTATTCGTATTACAAACCGTCTATTTTTCTTAAACAGCTTTCGAAGAAAGAGAAAGGTCCTATTGAGGAGGTGATGTACGAGTTTCCGGGATTTTATTTTCAGACCCGTACACTGCGTCATTATCCACATCCTGTGGCGGCTCATGTTTTGGGCAGTGTGGGCGAAGTAAGTCCGGCGGATATCCGGCGTGATCCGTATTACCGTCAAGGCGATTATATCGGTAAATCGGGTATTGAGTGGTTTTACGAAAAAGAACTCCGCGGGAAAAAAGGTTCGCGGCTGGTGGAAGTGGATGTGCACAATAATGTGAAAGGAAGTTTTCAGAACGGAAGGTATGATACGCTGGCTGTTCCGGGTGCCGATCTTACCCTGAGCCTGGATGAGGATTTGCAGGCTTATGGACAACGGCTCATGAAGAACAAAAAAGGAAGTATTGTGGCGTTGGTTCCGCAAACCGGTGAGATTCTGGCTTTTATAAGCAGTCCGGAGTATGATCCCAACTTGTTGGTCGGGCGTGAACGTTCGGCCAATTACCTGAAACTTTTGCACGACAGCCTGAAACCTCTGCTGAACCGGGCTTCGTCCGGAACTTATCCGCCGGGTTCTACTTTTAAACTGGTTCAGGCCCTGATTGGCTTGCAGGAGCATGTGGTTACGCCGAATACTTTGTTTACCTGTCAGGGAACCGCTTCCAAGCCCATTGCCTGTTCGCATAATCATGTTTCGCCTCTGCGAATGAAACTGGCTATCGAATTGTCTTGTAACTCTTATTTTTGGAAAACCTTCAGGGCCATCATTGATGATCCGCATTTTTCCAATACACACGACGCTTACGATGCCTGGTATAAAAAGGTTATCAGTTTTGGTTTCGGACACAAGTTCAACACGGATATTCCGTTCGAAAAACCCGGAAATATTCCTACCCGGGCATATTACAACAAAGTGTATCATGGCAGCTGGAATGCACTGACCATTCGCTCGTTGAGTATCGGTCAAGGAGAAATTCTGGTGACTCCGGTACAGCTTGCCAATCTGGCGGCTATTATTGCCAACAGCGGTTATTATGTAAAACCTCATTTTCTGATTGGCATGTCGGGCGATGATACTCTTTCGGGGAAATATAAAAAGAAATACCGGGTAGCCATCAATCCGAAATATTTTAAAGTAGCCCGTCAGGCCATGGAAGAGGTTTTTTCCGGCCCGGAGGGTACGGCCCGTTTTTATCAAATGGACAGCATTACGCAAGCCGGAAAAACCGGTACGGTACAAAATCCGCATGGGAAAGACCATTCTATTTTTATGGCTTTTGCACCGTATAAGCATCCGAAAATAGCCATTGCCGTGGTGGTTGAAAATGCCGGTTTCGGGTCAACCTGGGCAGCTCCCATTGCCAGTTTAATGATGGAACATTACCTGCGTGGAAAAACCAAACGCCCCCGGCTCGAAAAAAGAATATTAGACGGTGACCTGATTCATAACCAAAAAGTAAAAAAACCATGA